The DNA segment ACTGAACCACCCCGCGCGCCCCGCCCCCGGGTGGTGCCTCCGGCGGGACCCGGAAACCAGCCCGCCGCCAACCAGGGCTCAGGCACGCTTCCGCCAGGGGTCGCCCCCAACACCCAGCAAGGAACGTCCCAACCGAACCAGCGCATCCAGCGCCGCTGACCCTCCATTTCCCGCACCCCGTCCGCCTCATCCACTTTCCCTGATTTTCCCATGAGCTTCCTCCGCCCCATTGCCGCCCTCGGCCTCGCCGGAATCACCACCGGGCTCGCACAGCCTCCGGAACAACCGCTCGTCACACCACAGCCCCCTGCCCGTCCGGCAGTCCCCGCGGCTCCAGGCCAACCGGTGCCTCCTCCGGCTCCTCCCGCCGCCGGGGAGATTCCGCTCGCGGAGCAGAAGGTGACCGAGGCGATCATCGAGCCGAAGCTTTCCGGCACCGCCCTTGCGGGTCTCTACCGGAAATACACGGGGCGGCGTGTGATCGTCTCCGCCCAAGCCGCTCTGGCGGAGTTCGCCTTCGTGCAGGACGCCAGCCCCACCGATCCACTGACGTATGCCCAGGTCGCGGAGCTGTTGAAAAAGGCCGCCACCATCGAAAACTTCGTCTTCGTTCCGGATAGCACGGACCCGAATCTGGACATCCTCACCTTTTCCGCCGGCACGATCACCCCGAAGAGCCGCGGTGTACCAGTTTATACCGAGGGTTCCACACTGCCTGATGGGGATGCGGTCATCACCTACGTGATGAACCTGCAGTATCTGAAGCCGGAAGCCGCCGTCACCACTTTCAACCAGGTGGTCGGGCAGTTCGGGGCCTACGGATCCATCGCCCCTGTGGCGAACGCCTCCTCCGTCATCATCACGGAGAACACCTCCCTCATCCGCAGGCTCATCGAGCTGAAAAAGGAGATCGACGTTCCTGGTGGCAAGGTGGCCACCCGCTTCATCAAAGTGGAATACGCGGATGTGACCGAGCTGGCCACCACGCTCAACGAGCTTTTCACCGCCCAGCAGCAAGCCCAGCGCACCGCAGGCGTGCAACGCACCGGCGGCCAGCAGAATGCGCCCGCCGTTCCCGGAATGCCAGTGGGCGACGGTGGCGGTGGCGGAGGAACAGGCGGTGAGGAGAATCCCCCGCAGATCGTTCCGGAACCGCGCACCAACCGCATCTTTGTCATGGGCCGGCCGAATGACCTGGTGTTCATCGAAAGCCTGGTCCGCGAGTTCGACGTCCAGACGGACCAGCGGAACTTCATGCGCAGGAAGCTGAGCTTCGTGAAGGTCGCCGACTTTCTGGGCATCGCGGAGAACGCTCTGACCCGGGCCTACTCGGCGGGAACCGCCACCGAAGGGGGGGCGGCCGGTGGTGCCGCGGGTGGCCAACAAGGCGCGCAGAGGACCGGCGCCCAATCCCGCACCAACCAAAACTCCCGCACCAACAGCAACAGCCGGACCGCGGCTTCCAGCGGCGGCTTCGGCACCGGCGGTTCATCCGGCTTCGGAGGGGGTGGCAGCGGTGGTGGCAGCGGCGGATCCGTCGGTCTGGACGATCCGGATGTGGATACCGCACCGGTCTCCCTCCTCGTCGGACGGACCCTTCTCGTCGCGGACCAGATCACCAACTCCATCGTGGTCCAGGGACCACCCGCAGGCGTGGAAATCATCGAGAACCTGCTCGACCAGATCGACGTGAAGGCGGACCAGGTGATGATCTCGACGGTGTTCGGCCAGCTTACGCTGACCGATGAGTTCGATCTCGGAGTGGACTACGTGAAAGCGCTCGGTGGTGACAGGATCGCGGGCCAAGGAGGTTCCGGCGGCAGTGGCACCACCATTCCCCTCCCTTCCGGTGCGACCTTTGACCCAGGTGACATTGCAGCGGGCACCGGACTGTCGCTCTACGGCAAGATCGGCAACAACCTGCACATCTACCTCAACGCCCTGCAGAACGACTCGAACTTCACGATCCTCTCACGCCCCAGCATCTTCACCTCCAACAACCAGAAGGGGATCATCTCCAGTGGCGAGCGGGTGGCGATTCCCACGAACAGCAACAGCTTTTCATCAGGCGGACAAAGCACGAACATCGAATACCAGGACGTCGTCCTGAAGCTCGAAGTGATCCCGCTGGTGAACTCCCCCAACGAGATCACCCTCCAGATCGCCCTTCTCAACGACGAACTGAATGGAAATCAGATCCTCGCGGGAGCGGGGCCGAATGGTTCGGCTCTTTCCGTCCCGCGGATCACCACCCGGGAGATCCTCACCCAGGTCACGGTTCCCAACAACGAGACGATCGTCCTCGGAGGCTTGATCATTGATCGGGATACCAAGTCTGTAAGCGGGATTCCCGTCCTGAGCAGCATCCCGGGACTCGGACGACTGTTTTCCCGGACCGAAAAGGACAAGTCCCGCTCCGAGCTGCTGATCTTCATCCAGCCCAGCATTGTCAGCGGCCAGAATACGCTGGATCTCGCCCAGGATGACATGAACTCCCGCTACAAGGTCTCCGATGACGTCCTCAAATTGGGCAACGGTCCCGGAGTTCTCCCCCCACCGGACGTCATTCCGGTGTCGGACAAGGCGGGCAAGAGTCCCCGGGCGGTGATCATCGGCCCCGGCCCGAAGAAAAAGCCGTTCCCGCACCATAACTTCCGCGGCTCACCCCACTGATTTCAAACAAATTGGAAAACCACGGGATCCGGCGGGAAAATTTTCCCGGAAATCTTTGAACGATCCGGCAGGCTGCAATGTCTGAACCCATGAAAACTGCAACTTAGTTTGTGTTTTCATGTAAGGGTGAACAGCAGTTGTTAGCCTCAGTCGCTCTGCGATTTGAAGTTTTCAACTTGGGCCGTCGGAGTGGGTGCTCCGGCGGCCCTTCTTTTTTTGGAGGGTGGACACTCCTGTCCTCCGGCGGCATTGGCGGATCACGTAAGATTCACCGCCAAGACGCAAAGATCGCGGAGAAGCGCAGAGAAAGGATAGATCTCTTATCTTTGCTGAAATCTTTTGGGCCCTCTCGCCTGATCCTTGTCGCAATGCCTTTTTCTGATTCGCCAATGCCGCCGGAGGACAGGAGTGTACTCCCTCCTTAAAAGCTGCGGCGGCCCTGGAGGGCGCGCAGCAAGGTGAGCTCGTCGGCATGTTCCAGGCCACCACCGGCAGGGAGCCCTTGGGCGATGCGGGTGATGCGGCAGTTCCGGCCTCGCAGGAGATCCGCCAGGTAGTTGGCCGTGGCCTCTCCCTCGACATCCGAGCCCAGGGCCAGAATCACCTCGATCTCCCCATCGCCGATGCGCTTGAGCAGGGATGGGATTTCCAGATCCTCCGGGGATACCCTGTCCAGCGGGGAGAGTTTTCCGCCGAGACAGTGGTATCTGCCATTGAACGCCCCGGAGCGCTCCAGGGGGAGGACATCCGTGGCCTGCTCCACCACGCAGAGGAGGTGATCGTCGCGCCGGGGGTCATCACAGATGCCGCACCCGTCCCGGGTGGCGAAGAAGCCGCAGACCGGGCAGGAGATGATCTCCTCCTCCGCTTTGACCAAGGCGGCGGCGAGCGAAACGGGATCCGCCTTCTTGTTCCGGAGCAGCCAGACGGCCATCCGTTCCGCGCTGCGGGGACCGACGCCGGGAAGGCGCTTCAGCTCCGCGACCAATGCCTTCACCGGCTCTGGAAAATCCGCTCTGCCCATGAGATTGGTTATTTGTCCGCCGCCATGCGGTGCCGGGAAGCATAGACCAAGGCGCAGAGCCCGGCCCAGAAGGTGGCCAGCAGCGGAACCGCCACAACCGGGAAACGACCGGCAAGGACAAGCACCGGCCCCCACCCGGCGACCAGCACCAGCGCGGAAATCCACAGCACCACCCGCCTCCAGGTACCCGGCACGGAGAGGATGAGGAAAGACAGGCTGAACGCCCCCACGGCGGCGGAAGCCCACACCGCCCAGACGGGCAGGGATTTCGCCACACCTCCCCCGACCTGGATGATCCCGGCGATGCCGTCGTTCGCGCGGTCCATGATGCCGACGGAACCGAAGCCCGCGGCGAGGACGAGCGCGAGGCTGCCGATGGCCAGCCCGGGCATCAGGACATGCCCCTCGCTCTCACGGTACGAACTCATGAATGGCTTGAAACTAGCGGACTCTTTCATCGGTTCAAGCAAGCGCTTCCTTCAGGAGCGCCAGGTGTTTGGGGGGTGAAACTTTTTCCAGCACGGCGGAGATCCGGCCGTCCGCGCCGATGACGAAGGTGGTGCGCTCGATGCCCATGAATTTCCTGCCCATGAACGACTTTTCCACCCATACGCCGTAGGCTCCGCAGATGCCGCGGTCCTCATCCGCGATGAGGGGATAGGGCAGCTCCCGCTTGCGGATGAAATTCTGGTGGCTCTTCACCCCGTCCGCGCTCACGCCGAAGATGCGGGCCTTCCCACGGATCTCCTCCCAGCCGTCCCTCAGGGCGCAGGCCTGGAGGGTGCAGCCAGGGGTGCTGTCCTTCGGGTAGAATACCAGCACCACCTTCTCCCCCCGCAGGTCGGAGAGTTTCACACGGCCTTCACGGGTGCCTTCCACCACGGTCGCTTCAAAGTCGGGGGCGGGGGCGCCCGGTGCAGGTTTCATGCTCCGGACTGTCGGTGTTTTCACCTTTCAAACCAATCACTTTCCACCGATAATTCGTTCCATGAACCTGGCCAGCAAGATCACGCTCACCCGCTTGTTGCTGGTGCCGGTCTTCGCGGTTCTGGCGATCTACTACGGCAAAACCATCGCGGCGGGAGAACCGGTGGAATGGCTGCGCATCGCGGCACTGGCGACCTTCGTGACAGCGGCCGCGAGCGACGGCATCGACGGCTGGGTGGCGCGACGCTTCAACCAACGCTCGAAATTCGGCGCGTTCATCGACCCGCTGGCGGACAAGACGCTGCTGCTGACGGGCATCACGGTACTGGCCGCGGTGGACTGGGGTCCGGACGGCTGGAGCCTGCCGGTGTGGTTCAGCGCGTTGGTCATCGTGCGGGATGTCATCATCGTGGCCGGGCTGGCGTTCCTCCACTTCACCCACCACAAGATCCAGATCAAGCCGCACTGGAGCGGCAAGGTCTGCACGGTGGCGCAGATGTTCGCGCTGGGTTGGGTGATGCTGAGAATCTACCTGCTGCCTCCCATCTATCCCTGCGTCATCGCCGCGGTGTTCACGGTGTGGTCCACGGTCGCGTATGTCCGCCAGGGCCTGGTCATCCTGAACGAAAGCGGGCACGCCCGGGAGTGAGCGGCAACCGCCAGCAATGATGCTTGCCACCGCCGGGATTCAGGATATTCACCTGATGGATTAGATCCTGTTTTCCGCCTTGGCATTCGTAACAGGCCCCCAAACCCATGAAACCCTCCATCCTCCGCATGTTTTCCCGCGGCCTTCGCCCCGGGCTCGTCACGGCCATCTGCCTCACCGGTCCAGCGGCCTTCTCCGCAGACGTGGATCACGTCCTTTCGTCCACCAGCGGCACATGGGCGGCAGCAACCTGGACCAACGGGACACCTTCCGTGAACCCGGGTGATATCGCCACCTACAGCGGCGGGTCGAACTCCACGGTTTCCCTGGGCAGCGCGGTCACCATCGGTGTGCTGAGGGGGGCGATGTCGAACACCTCCACCTGGGGCATCTCCTCCTCCGGAAGCATCGCCTTCACCATGGACGGGACGGGAATCAGCG comes from the Luteolibacter sp. SL250 genome and includes:
- a CDS encoding secretin N-terminal domain-containing protein produces the protein MSFLRPIAALGLAGITTGLAQPPEQPLVTPQPPARPAVPAAPGQPVPPPAPPAAGEIPLAEQKVTEAIIEPKLSGTALAGLYRKYTGRRVIVSAQAALAEFAFVQDASPTDPLTYAQVAELLKKAATIENFVFVPDSTDPNLDILTFSAGTITPKSRGVPVYTEGSTLPDGDAVITYVMNLQYLKPEAAVTTFNQVVGQFGAYGSIAPVANASSVIITENTSLIRRLIELKKEIDVPGGKVATRFIKVEYADVTELATTLNELFTAQQQAQRTAGVQRTGGQQNAPAVPGMPVGDGGGGGGTGGEENPPQIVPEPRTNRIFVMGRPNDLVFIESLVREFDVQTDQRNFMRRKLSFVKVADFLGIAENALTRAYSAGTATEGGAAGGAAGGQQGAQRTGAQSRTNQNSRTNSNSRTAASSGGFGTGGSSGFGGGGSGGGSGGSVGLDDPDVDTAPVSLLVGRTLLVADQITNSIVVQGPPAGVEIIENLLDQIDVKADQVMISTVFGQLTLTDEFDLGVDYVKALGGDRIAGQGGSGGSGTTIPLPSGATFDPGDIAAGTGLSLYGKIGNNLHIYLNALQNDSNFTILSRPSIFTSNNQKGIISSGERVAIPTNSNSFSSGGQSTNIEYQDVVLKLEVIPLVNSPNEITLQIALLNDELNGNQILAGAGPNGSALSVPRITTREILTQVTVPNNETIVLGGLIIDRDTKSVSGIPVLSSIPGLGRLFSRTEKDKSRSELLIFIQPSIVSGQNTLDLAQDDMNSRYKVSDDVLKLGNGPGVLPPPDVIPVSDKAGKSPRAVIIGPGPKKKPFPHHNFRGSPH
- the recR gene encoding recombination mediator RecR, with amino-acid sequence MGRADFPEPVKALVAELKRLPGVGPRSAERMAVWLLRNKKADPVSLAAALVKAEEEIISCPVCGFFATRDGCGICDDPRRDDHLLCVVEQATDVLPLERSGAFNGRYHCLGGKLSPLDRVSPEDLEIPSLLKRIGDGEIEVILALGSDVEGEATANYLADLLRGRNCRITRIAQGLPAGGGLEHADELTLLRALQGRRSF
- a CDS encoding peroxiredoxin; amino-acid sequence: MKPAPGAPAPDFEATVVEGTREGRVKLSDLRGEKVVLVFYPKDSTPGCTLQACALRDGWEEIRGKARIFGVSADGVKSHQNFIRKRELPYPLIADEDRGICGAYGVWVEKSFMGRKFMGIERTTFVIGADGRISAVLEKVSPPKHLALLKEALA
- a CDS encoding CDP-alcohol phosphatidyltransferase family protein, whose translation is MNLASKITLTRLLLVPVFAVLAIYYGKTIAAGEPVEWLRIAALATFVTAAASDGIDGWVARRFNQRSKFGAFIDPLADKTLLLTGITVLAAVDWGPDGWSLPVWFSALVIVRDVIIVAGLAFLHFTHHKIQIKPHWSGKVCTVAQMFALGWVMLRIYLLPPIYPCVIAAVFTVWSTVAYVRQGLVILNESGHARE